A region from the Thauera humireducens genome encodes:
- a CDS encoding helix-turn-helix domain-containing protein: MTSKAITLDPKARILDLCQAGMTQTEIGQAIGLSQPAVSDLVRGRTTTVQWEVGQALIALHAKHVRCSSSRSSPEAA, encoded by the coding sequence ATGACTTCGAAAGCCATCACCCTTGACCCGAAAGCCCGAATCCTCGATCTGTGCCAAGCGGGGATGACGCAGACCGAAATTGGGCAGGCCATTGGTCTGTCTCAGCCGGCTGTGTCTGACCTTGTGCGGGGCCGCACGACAACTGTTCAGTGGGAGGTCGGCCAGGCGCTGATCGCGCTCCACGCAAAGCATGTGCGCTGTTCGTCATCAAGATCGAGCCCGGAGGCCGCATGA
- a CDS encoding LexA family protein, whose product MAFEVMIERVSPMRFFCNRLCGSRLNHNCDMETFGYRVRAARKTRGMTQTQLAAASGLSQTTISDIERGRNASSADIVALARALDVRAEWLADGRGPRSLSSFSDEANVAPAYAMKGRVPLISSVQAGMWTEIIDNFQPGDAEAWVECHRDLGPHGYALRVKGESMTAPTGEYSFPHGMILYVNPSAEPLPGKFVVVRRNGHEATFKRLTLVDGEMYLEAINPDWPNRYIKLTPDDHICGVVVYAGLELP is encoded by the coding sequence ATGGCTTTCGAAGTCATGATCGAAAGAGTATCGCCTATGCGATTTTTTTGCAATCGCCTATGCGGTTCTCGTTTAAATCACAATTGCGATATGGAAACCTTCGGTTATCGCGTCCGAGCGGCGCGCAAAACTCGCGGCATGACACAGACGCAGCTCGCTGCTGCCTCAGGGCTCTCTCAGACGACGATTTCTGACATCGAACGAGGCCGCAACGCCTCTTCGGCGGACATTGTTGCTCTTGCTCGCGCCCTTGACGTACGAGCGGAGTGGCTGGCAGACGGTCGCGGGCCTAGAAGCCTGTCGTCGTTTTCTGATGAAGCCAACGTCGCCCCTGCATATGCAATGAAGGGGCGCGTACCTCTGATCTCATCGGTACAGGCCGGCATGTGGACAGAGATCATCGACAACTTCCAACCGGGTGACGCTGAGGCATGGGTTGAATGCCATCGCGACCTGGGGCCGCACGGCTACGCGCTACGCGTCAAGGGTGAGTCGATGACGGCGCCGACCGGTGAGTACTCGTTCCCGCACGGGATGATCCTGTACGTCAATCCCAGCGCCGAGCCGTTGCCTGGCAAGTTCGTCGTCGTGCGGCGCAACGGGCACGAGGCAACCTTCAAGCGACTCACGCTTGTCGATGGCGAGATGTACCTCGAGGCGATCAACCCCGACTGGCCGAACCGCTACATCAAGCTCACCCCCGACGATCACATCTGTGGGGTCGTGGTCTATGCGGGCCTTGAGCTGCCGTAG
- a CDS encoding DUF4145 domain-containing protein, giving the protein MSSLLGLCPYCIKDVVFPVVTTRSIKDSPNEFDLFCACPSCERASVAHVVFEDAKKRGFQRDWPKVIRPEPGMSIEITPKPPIARAPEHLPSQVEALFIQGADALIRDHDNGDAAAMVFRKTLEVALKTRWPDMTGTLAHRIDLLAARHEITKSLAEWAHAIRFDDNTAVHDTDPVTVEFARNLRDFTELFLMYVFTLPAMLEERRRTT; this is encoded by the coding sequence ATGTCTTCTCTCCTGGGGCTGTGCCCTTACTGCATCAAGGATGTCGTGTTCCCGGTGGTGACAACCCGTTCCATCAAGGACTCGCCCAACGAATTCGATCTGTTCTGCGCCTGCCCAAGCTGCGAGCGGGCGTCCGTCGCGCACGTCGTCTTCGAAGACGCCAAGAAGCGCGGCTTCCAGCGCGACTGGCCCAAAGTCATTCGTCCCGAGCCGGGCATGAGCATCGAAATCACCCCCAAGCCGCCCATCGCGCGCGCGCCAGAGCACCTGCCCTCGCAGGTTGAAGCGCTGTTCATCCAGGGGGCAGACGCACTGATTCGCGACCACGACAACGGCGACGCCGCCGCAATGGTCTTTCGCAAGACACTCGAAGTTGCGCTCAAAACCCGCTGGCCGGACATGACCGGCACGCTCGCCCACCGCATCGACCTGCTTGCCGCCCGCCACGAAATCACCAAAAGCTTGGCCGAGTGGGCGCACGCCATCCGGTTCGACGATAATACCGCCGTGCATGACACTGACCCGGTAACGGTCGAATTCGCTCGCAACCTGCGCGACTTCACCGAACTTTTCCTGATGTACGTCTTCACGCTACCCGCCATGCTTGAGGAACGACGGCGCACGACATAG
- a CDS encoding RecB family exonuclease: MNAPETLPSLTVRASSWAGLFDCAYRWEGIHLLKLRNVVGLRAALGTAIHAGTAVFDQSRLDGSGLTADDAAGAMVDTLRDPENEFDPARDDITMSEAERVGLALVSKYCTEVSPNYDFIAVEMETKPLDIDCGSGVIVRLTGTMDRARIRRLGEGVGIADLKSGSAAVQKGAAVTKGHGPQIGTYELLYEHTTGQPITDDAEIIGLKTKGTPEIATGTIRNGKRVMVGTDEHPGLIEFAAEMFKTGRFYPNAKSLLCSDKYCPRHATCPFHD, translated from the coding sequence ATGAACGCCCCCGAGACGCTCCCGTCCCTCACCGTCCGCGCATCGTCCTGGGCAGGGCTCTTCGACTGCGCCTACCGGTGGGAGGGCATCCACCTCTTGAAGCTCCGAAACGTGGTCGGGCTTCGGGCAGCGCTTGGCACGGCCATCCATGCGGGTACCGCGGTGTTCGACCAGTCGCGCCTTGATGGGTCGGGGCTGACCGCTGATGACGCGGCCGGCGCCATGGTGGACACACTGCGCGACCCGGAGAACGAGTTCGACCCCGCTCGGGACGACATCACCATGTCCGAGGCCGAGCGCGTAGGCCTCGCTCTGGTCTCGAAGTACTGCACCGAGGTTTCGCCGAACTACGACTTCATCGCCGTCGAGATGGAGACCAAGCCGCTCGATATCGACTGCGGCAGCGGCGTGATCGTGCGCCTGACCGGGACCATGGACCGCGCCCGGATTCGGCGCCTTGGTGAGGGTGTCGGGATCGCTGACCTTAAGAGCGGATCCGCAGCTGTCCAGAAGGGCGCCGCGGTCACCAAGGGCCACGGTCCGCAGATCGGCACCTATGAACTCCTGTACGAGCACACGACGGGCCAACCCATCACCGACGACGCCGAGATCATCGGACTCAAGACCAAGGGCACGCCCGAGATCGCGACAGGAACGATCCGCAACGGCAAGCGCGTGATGGTCGGTACCGACGAACACCCGGGCCTCATCGAGTTCGCGGCCGAGATGTTCAAGACCGGCCGTTTCTACCCCAACGCCAAGTCGCTTCTGTGCTCGGACAAGTACTGCCCGCGCCATGCGACCTGCCCATTTCACGATTGA
- a CDS encoding recombinase RecT, producing the protein MATANLAELKQGQQQRNLAEMKPKDQIAYLLKSRQAEIQKMLPKHLNAERLLKVAQIAATTTPALAKCDVPSLIGAIGQCAQMGLEPNTVLGHAYLVPFNTKRKDANGNERWVNSVQVIIGYKGLIDLARRSGQIVSIAAHEVCVADHFDMVYGLDEKLEHKPALGERGDIIGFYAVAKLKDGGHCFEFMSLHQVREIMAATQSKGKYGPWKDHFVEMGRKTVIRRLAKYLPLSIEFQTAAALDGMAEAGRDQQLDAFDGEFSVVADDEAPIGSDGFDPQDDELRQVEQKQSNTIPMQARVRAAEHVDAETGEIRESAVTQQQDDGAPGFADAHAAVRAGDFDIARDIARKLPDAQRQQIETAIANLEGGQQDESPARGRGRQRGQGGLGLD; encoded by the coding sequence ATGGCAACCGCCAACCTCGCCGAACTGAAGCAAGGCCAGCAGCAACGCAATCTCGCGGAGATGAAGCCGAAAGACCAGATCGCCTACCTGCTCAAGAGCCGGCAAGCAGAGATCCAGAAGATGCTGCCCAAGCACCTGAACGCCGAGCGCCTGCTGAAGGTCGCGCAGATCGCCGCCACGACGACACCTGCCCTGGCGAAGTGTGACGTCCCGAGCCTCATCGGTGCGATCGGTCAGTGCGCGCAGATGGGCCTCGAGCCGAACACCGTGCTCGGTCACGCCTACCTGGTGCCGTTCAACACCAAGCGCAAGGACGCCAACGGGAATGAGCGTTGGGTGAATTCGGTGCAAGTCATCATTGGCTACAAGGGGCTGATCGACCTCGCCCGCCGCAGTGGTCAGATCGTTAGCATCGCCGCGCACGAGGTCTGCGTGGCCGACCACTTCGACATGGTCTACGGGCTGGACGAGAAGCTCGAGCACAAGCCCGCGCTCGGCGAGCGAGGCGACATCATCGGCTTCTACGCCGTGGCCAAGCTCAAGGACGGCGGCCATTGCTTCGAGTTCATGAGCCTGCACCAGGTGCGCGAAATCATGGCGGCCACCCAGAGCAAGGGCAAGTACGGCCCTTGGAAGGATCACTTCGTGGAGATGGGCCGCAAGACGGTGATCCGCCGGCTCGCGAAGTATCTGCCGCTCTCCATCGAGTTTCAGACCGCCGCCGCACTCGACGGCATGGCCGAGGCCGGTCGCGATCAGCAGCTCGACGCCTTCGACGGAGAGTTCTCGGTCGTCGCGGATGACGAGGCGCCGATCGGTAGTGACGGCTTCGATCCGCAGGACGACGAACTCCGCCAGGTCGAACAGAAACAGTCGAACACCATCCCGATGCAGGCACGCGTCCGAGCGGCAGAACACGTCGACGCCGAGACGGGCGAGATCCGCGAGTCAGCCGTCACTCAGCAACAGGACGACGGCGCCCCAGGCTTCGCCGACGCTCACGCTGCGGTGCGCGCTGGCGACTTCGACATCGCGCGCGACATTGCCCGCAAGCTGCCCGACGCCCAGCGCCAGCAGATCGAGACGGCGATCGCCAACCTGGAAGGCGGCCAGCAAGACGAATCGCCTGCACGTGGCCGCGGCCGCCAGCGCGGTCAGGGCGGGTTGGGCCTCGACTGA